In the Scomber japonicus isolate fScoJap1 chromosome 18, fScoJap1.pri, whole genome shotgun sequence genome, one interval contains:
- the LOC128379218 gene encoding pentraxin-4 — translation MGSLRPGQWPTILVHMLLMQTQPVKVQGVNSVSQKLRRLNEQFQQFQVLTQARLNTLDLNQNRNSSSGLESRVQALNDHYHHLSQDLEHLKQSTTQEIEGLREWSRKLEKKNKRMEGRLALMERNLRENRRHFQKQKPDTGQEFFNLSMELQNQEEKLAALQVQRDELLIGLKGLQESLKNQELRVTHLEGQVGGVLQGNGGGNIRGSGRSGKPINSNITPQEYFEPRRRNQTHRGGRPGRILDGHTQPRPAGISYSQTDSDSQAKNPLLQNQYRATPNQPKHSKAQKQRTQTEAYPQAHFQYPNPYPQSTDYLPEPKPHAYHPQSQIQAGAQTRPYPILQEQFQSQRAVPYHRAQVQQASQSQPQLHNPNHPPWPQSLSETQTHPGPTREKQSRTRPGTPQSQSSDVLPQPLSESYQSRVNGWDEAEEEESNTKVKYSVIRNFLQLPLRQKIPARPAPKKDAKICNVDSMLFFPSASVENYVTFALSLPDLPELSVCLWLRVDTSHVGTLLSYATHDNDNQLVLYGRNSSALSALDFVIGDPVYRRLPVSLLLDTHWHHLCVIWSSIQGRFWYYNDRRLTSSGSNFRKGWEIPGGGSVVLGQEQDIVGGGFDPAESFAGLVAGFRVWNRVLSPSEVEGVADGRGVPRGVVLGMEDIKEVHGEVQQVACECLEHCV, via the exons ATGGGTAGCCTCAGGCCTGGCCAGTGGCCCACGATCCTGGTCCACATGCTTCTGATGCAAACACAGCCTGTAAAGGTGCAGGGAGTTAATTCTGTCTCCCAGAAACTGAGACGACTCAACGAACAG TTCCAACAATTCCAGGTGCTGACCCAGGCCCGTTTGAACACGCTGGACCTGAATCAGAACAGAAACTCTTCAAGTGGGCTGGAGAGCCGTGTTCAGGCTCTGAATGACCATTACCACCACTTGTCACAGGACCTTGAACACCTCAAGCAGAGCACAACGCAGGAGATAGAAGGTCTCAG AGAGTGGAGTAGAAAACTCGAGAAGAAGAATAAGCGGATGGAGGGTCGTCTGGCTTTGATGGAGAGAAACCTGAGGGAGAACCGCCGCCACTTCCAGAAACAGAAGCCTGATACTGGTCAAGAGTTCTTTAACCTCAGCATGGAGCTCCAGAACCAAGAGGAAAAGCTTGCTGCCCTTCAAGTCCAGCGAGATGAGCTGCTAATTGGGCTTAAAGGGTTGCAGGAATCACTGAAAAACCAGGAGTTGCGTGTGACCCACCTGGAGGGGCAAGTTGGCGGGGTCCTTCAAGGGAATGGAGGGGGTAACATCCGTGGGTCAGGGAGGTCGGGAAAACCCATAAACTCCAACATCACACCTCAAGAATATTTTGAGCCACGTAGAAGAAACCAAACGCATAGAGGAGGGAGACCTGGAAGGATTCTGGATGGACATACCCAACCCAGGCCAGCAGGTATCAGCTATTCCCAGACTGATAGTGATTCCCAAGCAAAAAATCCCCTTCTCCAGAATCAATACCGGGCAACGCCAAACCAGCCTAAACATTCAAAGGCCCAGAAGCAAAGAACTCAGACAGAAGCTTATCCACAGGCACACTTCCAGTATCCAAACCCTTATCCCCAGTCCACTGACTACCTGCCAGAACCTAAACCTCATGCTTACCATCCCCAGTCACAGATCCAGGCAGGGGCCCAGACACGGCCATACCCGATCCTGCAGGAGCAGTTCCAGTCTCAACGGGCTGTGCCTTATCATCGTGCCCAGGTCCAGCAGGCATCCCAGAGCCAACCCCAGTTACACAACCCAAACCATCCTCCTTGGCCCCAGTCCCTATCCGAAACTCAAACTCATCCTGGACCCaccagagagaaacagagcagGACCAGACCAGGGACTCCACAGTCCCAATCTTCAGATGTCCTCCCTCAGCCCCTCAGTGAGTCTTATCAATCCAGGGTGAATGGGTGGGatgaagcagaagaggaagaaagcaaCACAAAAGTGAAGTATTCAGTTATTCGCAACTTCCTCCAGCTTCCTTTGAGGCAAAAGATCCCAGCACGGCCAGCTCCCAAGAAGGATGCAAAAA TCTGTAATGTGGACTCTATGCTGTTCTTTCCTTCAGCCTCAGTGGAGAACTATGTCACCTTCGCCTTGAGTCTCCCTGACCTTCCTGAactttcagtgtgtttgtggctTCGTGTAGACACCTCACATGTTGGCACGCTGCTCTCCTATGCAACACATGACAATGACAACCAGTTAGTTCTGTATGGACGCAACTCCTCTGCCTTATCTGC TCTTGACTTTGTCATTGGGGACCCTGTCTATCGCCGTCTTCCTGTGTCGTTACTCCTTGACACTCACTGGCACCACCTCTGCGTCATCTGGTCCTCCATTCAGGGTCGTTTCTGGTACTACAATGACCGGCGCCTTACCTCCTCGGGCTCTAACTTTAGGAAGGGCTGGGAGATTCCTGGAGGAGGATCAGTGGTGCTGGGGCAGGAGCAGGACATTGTTGGTGGAGGGTTTGACCCTGCAGAGAGTTTTGCTGGGCTGGTAGCAGGGTTCAGGGTATGGAATAGAGTACTGAGCCCTTCAGAGGTGGAAGGAGTGGCAGATGGAAGAGGTGTGCCCAGAGGGGTGGTGCTTGGCATGGAAGACATAAAGGAAGTACATGGGGAAGTGCAGCAGGTGGCATGTGAATGTTTAGAGCACTGTGTTTga
- the slc2a6 gene encoding solute carrier family 2, facilitated glucose transporter member 6 isoform X1 yields MGEETPLLKRTSQINNSKLYLAVFAAVLGNFSFGYSLVYPSPVLPKLNSRDADPRLKMDTEQAAWFGSIYTLGAAAGGLGAMLLNDLIGRKLSIMVSALPSTIGYMLMGGAVNVWMLHVGRFLTGVAGGMTAASIPVYISEISHKGVRGALGSCPQITAVFGALALYSLGLVVPWRWLAVAGEVPALLMVVLLVFMPCSPRRLLSLGREQQAEKALRWLRGKHYDTHIELSAIQHSISTQGKVTLSQLATPVYYRPILISVVMRFLQQMTGITPILVYLEPIFSQSKVSLAPRYDAAIVGAVRLFSVAVAACLMDRAGRRALLFTSSLLMFLSSLTLTMISHTTPCPPSPAPPNITVSLDYSPQNYTENILYVSHQTSAANLIPLISTVVFIFGYAMGWGPITWLLMSEVLPLVARGVASGLCVTVSWLTAFMLTHAFTHLVDSYGLYVPYLGFTVVCVLCLLFTAVCIPETRGRSLEEIENYFRTGRTFTIKRRPTVQSS; encoded by the exons ATGGGTGAAGAGACTCCTCTGCTGAAGAGAA CATCCCAGATCAATAACTCTAAACTGTACCTGGCCGTCTTTGCGGCCGTCCTCGGGAACTTCAGCTTCGGTTACTCTCTAGTCTACCCGTCTCCTGTCCTGCCAAAGCTCAATAGTCGTGATGCCGACCCTCGGCTCAAGATGGACACGGAGCAGGCAGCTTGGTTCGGCTCAATCTACACGCTGGGTGCAGCAGCCGGTGGGTTGGGGGCCATGCTGCTGAACGACTTAATTGGACGGAAGCTGAGCATCATGGTGTCAGCATTGCCCTCGACTATTGG ctaCATGCTAATGGGAGGGGCCGTGAACGTGTGGATGCTCCATGTGGGCCGTTTCCTTACAGGTGTTGCCGGGGGGATGACCGCAGCATCCATTCCT GTTTACATATCCGAAATCTCCCACAAAGGAGTGAGAGGAGCTCTGGGATCCTGTCCACAGATCACTGCTGTGTTTGGAGCCCTGGCACTCTACAGTCTAG GTCTGGTGGTACCGTGGCGGTGGCTGGCAGTGGCAGGGGAGGTGCCGGCATTGCTGATGGTTGTGCTGCTGGTTTTCATGCCCTGCTCTCCCAGGAGGCTCCTCTCTCTGGgcagagagcagcaggctgAAAAGGCCCTCCGTTGGCTGAGGGGGAAGCATTACGACACACACATCGAGCTCAGTGCCATACAG CACAGCATTAGTACACAGGGTAAAGTCACGTTGTCCCAGCTGGCCACACCTGTCTACTACCGGCCAATCCTGATCTCAGTGGTGATGCGTTTCCTGCAGCAAATGACAGGGATCACTCCCATTCTGGTTTACCTGGAGCCTATCTTTTCCCAGAGCAAAGTCTCACTGGCGCCCAG GTATGATGCTGCCATTGTAGGTGCAGTCCGCCTCTTTTCTGTTGCTGTGGCAGCGTGTTTGATGGACAGGGCAGGACGCAGAGCTCTGCTATTCACGTCAAGCCTGCTGATGTTCTTGTCAAGTCTGACTTTGACCATGATCTCCCACACCACGCCTTGCCCTCCTAGCCCTGCCCCTCCAAACATCACTGTAAGTTTGGACTACAGCCCCCAGAACTACACTGAAAACATCTTGTATGTCAGCCACCAAACATCAGCGGCGAATCTCATCCCTCTCATCAGCACCGTGGTCTTTATATTTG GATACGCCATGGGATGGGGCCCAATCACATGGTTGCTAATGTCAGAGGTGTTGCCGCTGGTTGCCAGGGGCGTGGCTTCAGGcctgtgtgtgactgtcagcTGGTTGACAGCCTTCATGCTCACACACGCCTTCACACACCTGGTGGATAGCTATGGCCTGTACGTGCCATACCTGGGTTTCACAGTGGTGTGTGTGCTCTGTCTGCTGTTCACGGCAGTGTGCATCCCAGAGACCCGTGGCCGCTCGCTGGAGGAAATAGAAAACTATTTCAGGACAGGACGCACGTTCACCATCAAGCGGAGACCTACTGTACAGTCGAGCTGA
- the slc2a6 gene encoding solute carrier family 2, facilitated glucose transporter member 6 isoform X2, whose protein sequence is MGEETPLLKRRPTSSESQINNSKLYLAVFAAVLGNFSFGYSLVYPSPVLPKLNSRDADPRLKMDTEQAAWFGSIYTLGAAAGGLGAMLLNDLIGRKLSIMVSALPSTIGYMLMGGAVNVWMLHVGRFLTGVAGGMTAASIPVYISEISHKGVRGALGSCPQITAVFGALALYSLGLVVPWRWLAVAGEVPALLMVVLLVFMPCSPRRLLSLGREQQAEKALRWLRGKHYDTHIELSAIQHSISTQGKVTLSQLATPVYYRPILISVVMRFLQQMTGITPILVYLEPIFSQSKVSLAPRYDAAIVGAVRLFSVAVAACLMDRAGRRALLFTSSLLMFLSSLTLTMISHTTPCPPSPAPPNITVSLDYSPQNYTENILYVSHQTSAANLIPLISTVVFIFGYAMGWGPITWLLMSEVLPLVARGVASGLCVTVSWLTAFMLTHAFTHLVDSYGLYVPYLGFTVVCVLCLLFTAVCIPETRGRSLEEIENYFRTGRTFTIKRRPTVQSS, encoded by the exons ATGGGTGAAGAGACTCCTCTGCTGAAGAGAAGACCAACATCGTCTGAGTCCCAG ATCAATAACTCTAAACTGTACCTGGCCGTCTTTGCGGCCGTCCTCGGGAACTTCAGCTTCGGTTACTCTCTAGTCTACCCGTCTCCTGTCCTGCCAAAGCTCAATAGTCGTGATGCCGACCCTCGGCTCAAGATGGACACGGAGCAGGCAGCTTGGTTCGGCTCAATCTACACGCTGGGTGCAGCAGCCGGTGGGTTGGGGGCCATGCTGCTGAACGACTTAATTGGACGGAAGCTGAGCATCATGGTGTCAGCATTGCCCTCGACTATTGG ctaCATGCTAATGGGAGGGGCCGTGAACGTGTGGATGCTCCATGTGGGCCGTTTCCTTACAGGTGTTGCCGGGGGGATGACCGCAGCATCCATTCCT GTTTACATATCCGAAATCTCCCACAAAGGAGTGAGAGGAGCTCTGGGATCCTGTCCACAGATCACTGCTGTGTTTGGAGCCCTGGCACTCTACAGTCTAG GTCTGGTGGTACCGTGGCGGTGGCTGGCAGTGGCAGGGGAGGTGCCGGCATTGCTGATGGTTGTGCTGCTGGTTTTCATGCCCTGCTCTCCCAGGAGGCTCCTCTCTCTGGgcagagagcagcaggctgAAAAGGCCCTCCGTTGGCTGAGGGGGAAGCATTACGACACACACATCGAGCTCAGTGCCATACAG CACAGCATTAGTACACAGGGTAAAGTCACGTTGTCCCAGCTGGCCACACCTGTCTACTACCGGCCAATCCTGATCTCAGTGGTGATGCGTTTCCTGCAGCAAATGACAGGGATCACTCCCATTCTGGTTTACCTGGAGCCTATCTTTTCCCAGAGCAAAGTCTCACTGGCGCCCAG GTATGATGCTGCCATTGTAGGTGCAGTCCGCCTCTTTTCTGTTGCTGTGGCAGCGTGTTTGATGGACAGGGCAGGACGCAGAGCTCTGCTATTCACGTCAAGCCTGCTGATGTTCTTGTCAAGTCTGACTTTGACCATGATCTCCCACACCACGCCTTGCCCTCCTAGCCCTGCCCCTCCAAACATCACTGTAAGTTTGGACTACAGCCCCCAGAACTACACTGAAAACATCTTGTATGTCAGCCACCAAACATCAGCGGCGAATCTCATCCCTCTCATCAGCACCGTGGTCTTTATATTTG GATACGCCATGGGATGGGGCCCAATCACATGGTTGCTAATGTCAGAGGTGTTGCCGCTGGTTGCCAGGGGCGTGGCTTCAGGcctgtgtgtgactgtcagcTGGTTGACAGCCTTCATGCTCACACACGCCTTCACACACCTGGTGGATAGCTATGGCCTGTACGTGCCATACCTGGGTTTCACAGTGGTGTGTGTGCTCTGTCTGCTGTTCACGGCAGTGTGCATCCCAGAGACCCGTGGCCGCTCGCTGGAGGAAATAGAAAACTATTTCAGGACAGGACGCACGTTCACCATCAAGCGGAGACCTACTGTACAGTCGAGCTGA